The following nucleotide sequence is from Acidimicrobiales bacterium.
AGCGGTCGGTGTCGAGACGATCGCCAAGGCGCTGAGCGTGCAGCCCCGCTTCAGCGACTCCGCAGGGTCCATGGCCGGGATCGTCGCCAACGCAGTCACGGCGTTGGCGGGCGGACGAGCGGACACCGTCGCCGTCCTCTACGCCTCACGGTCACGGGGCAGCGGTCGTCAGTTCGGCGGCGACACCTACGTCGGAGCTGACCGCAGCTCGTACTACTACTACCACCCGTGGGGTTGGAGCGCCCAGGCCGCCCATTGGGCGCTGATGTTCCGCTACTACCAGGAAACGTACGGAGCGACGGAGGCGGACCTGGGCTCCGTGGCGGTCGAGCTTCGGCAGCACGCCCTGAGGAACCCGAACGCCATCATGCAGAAGCCGCTCTCGATCGACGAGTACCTGGCGTCTCGGTACATCGTCCGGCCGCTGCACCTCTTCGACCTGTGCATCCCGAACGACGGTTCGGTCTGCTTGATCCTTCGTCGAACGGACGAGGCGAACGACCTGCGCCACATACCAGTCGCCGTCGCCGGTTGGGCCGACGTCGAGGTCACGGAGTCGAAGATGCACCACATGGTCAAGGAACGACTACGGACGCAGCTCCAGGCAGCGGGCAGGGGCGCACTCGAGATGGCAGGCGTCTCCCTCGCCGACGTCCAGCACTTCGAGGGCTACGACGCCTCGACGATCCATCTGATCAACCAGATCGAGGGCTATGGCTTCGTCGAGCCCGGACAGGGCCTGGCGTTCTGCCAGGACGGCCAGATG
It contains:
- a CDS encoding thiolase family protein; translated protein: MIGSIAPSVALRGIGSIVGVGETDYGEDYAAWRAGGPDYVGPSVEEFAERSFSRALEDCGLERDDVDGLISTLDYGAVGVETIAKALSVQPRFSDSAGSMAGIVANAVTALAGGRADTVAVLYASRSRGSGRQFGGDTYVGADRSSYYYYHPWGWSAQAAHWALMFRYYQETYGATEADLGSVAVELRQHALRNPNAIMQKPLSIDEYLASRYIVRPLHLFDLCIPNDGSVCLILRRTDEANDLRHIPVAVAGWADVEVTESKMHHMVKERLRTQLQAAGRGALEMAGVSLADVQHFEGYDASTIHLINQIEGYGFVEPGQGLAFCQDGQMDVGGRLPTNISGGLLSEAYMHGWNHLAEAARQLRHEAGDRQILDVTTTLFSLTTTESSHPLVLRRADA